The segment CAAATTCCATCGGGTAGAGTTGCCTGATGCGATTTCCTTGTTTAGTGGAGAGCGGTTGGTACCGATTATCGCTTCCTTTGGAGGAATCCTGTCTGCCGTTATCCTCTTCTTTCTTTGGCCTCAAGTGGGGCAGGGAGTGCTGGCCCTGGGGGATTTCGTCGCTACCCATACCAATCCGCTTATTGTAGGACTGTACGGCGGGATCGAAAAACTGTTGATTCCCTTTGGGTTACACCATATTTACAATACTCCCCTGTTATTTACGGAGATAGGGGGGACCTATACCACCCTGGAGGGGGCCCGGATCGTCGGGGATCAGAATGTGTATATCTCCCAGGTGATTGATCGGTTGAAAGATGGAAGTGTGGATATTACAGGAGGGCAGTATATCGCCGGTAAATTTATTCCGGTCATGTTCGGATTGCCTGGGGCAGCCTTGGCGATGTACCGGGTGGCTCAAGACCGGCGTAAAACCAAGGTGAAATCTTTGTTGATTGCGGCGGCAGTTACGGCCTTGCTTACGGGAATCACGGAACCTTTGGAGTTTACATTTCTGTTTGTGGCTCCCGTATTGTATGGGGTTCATGCTGTGCTGACGGCATTGGCTTTTGGACTGATGAGCGCATTGGGGATGCATGCCGGCTTTGCCGGGGGATCCGGTTTGATTGACTTTATCCTGTTCAACGTGTTACCCCATCATTCCAATGCCTGGTTGGTTACCATCGGACTAGGACTGATTTTTGCAGTTATCTATTATTTCACATTCCGTTTTTTGATTCTGCGGATGAATTTAAAAACACCGGGGAGAGAAGAAGAGGGAGAGGAAACAAAGCTGTATACCAAGGAAGAATATCGGAGTAAAAAAGGAATAGTCTCCGCCGGAAAAGAACATCCGGAAGAAAAAAATAACCGTGCAAGTGAAATATTGAAGGCTTTAGGTGGCCGGGAAAATATTACCCGTCTGGATGCCTGTATTTCCCGATTGCGGGTTGGCGTACAGGATACGAATCAGGTGGATGAAGAAAAGCTGAAAAGCCTGGGGGCTTCGGGAGTATTGAAAGTAAGTGACGGAATCCAGGCGGTATTCGGAACAAAATCTTCCGTATTGAAGGAAGAGATCGAAGAACTTCTATAAAGTTGGAGGAATTTACAGTGACAGAATGGTGGAGAAAGTCGGTTGTGTATCAGATTTATCCCAAAAGTTTTTTGGATACAACAGGAAATGGTATAGGAGATCTTCAAGGTATTATCAATAAGCTGGATTACCTGAAGGAGTTGGGAGTGGATGTCATCTGGCTGACACCGATCTACTCTTCGCCTCAGCGGGACCATGGGTATGATATTAGTGATTACTACTCGATTCACGAAGATTACGGGACCATGGAGGACTTTGAGGAATTACTGAAACAGGCTCATGACCGGGATATGAAGGTGGTTATGGATATTGTAGTGAATCATACATCGGTGGATCATCCTTGGTTTCAGGAGTCTCGATCTTCCAGGGATAATCCTTACCGGGATTATTATATTTGGAAAGACAAAAAAGATGGGGGAGAACCAAACAATTGGAAGTCTAAATTTGGGGGTTCCGCCTGGAAGTATGACGAGAAAACCGAGCAGTACTATCTTCATCTCTTTGATGTAACCCAGGCTGATCTTAATTGGGAAAATAAACAGGTAAGATACGAAATTTATGAGATGATGCGATGGTGGCTGAAAAAAGGCGTGGACGGTTTCCGGCTGGATGTGATCAACTTGATTTCCAAAGACCAGCGCTTTCCTGATGATGACGGATTGGAACCACCAGGTGACGGCCGCAAATTTTATACAGATGGTCCCAGAGTTCATGAATTTATGCAAGAAATGAATGACCACGTTTTCTCCCGGTTTGATATGATGACGGTGGGAGAGATGTCTTCCACCACCATTCCCCATTGTGTACGGTATACCCGTCCGGAAAACCGGGAGCTGAACATGACCTTCCAGTTCCATCATCTAAAGGTGGACTACCCAGATGGTGAAAAGTGGGCAATGGGCGAGATGGACTTTTTTGCGTTAAAAAAGATTCTTGCCCAATGGCAAACTGGCATGGGGCAAGGAGGGGGTTGGAATGCATTATTTTGGTCCAATCATGACCAGCCCCGGGTGGTGTCCCGTTACGGTGATGATGTCTCCTATCACCGTGAGTCCGCCAAGATGCTAGCTACGGTGATCCATTTAATGCAGGGGACTCCCTTTATTTATCAAGGAGAGGAATTGGGGATGACCAATCCGAACTTTGAATCCATTGCGGATTATCGGGATGTGGAGACACTCAACCAGTATCGGATATTAAGGGAACAGGGTTGGAGTGAAGCGGAAGTCATGGCGGTGATTCGCCAAAAGTCCAGAGACAATTCCCGTACCCCGATGCAATGGAATGGCACAGCCAACGGTGGGTTTACAACAGGAACACCTTGGATTCCGCCGGCGCCCAATTATAATTTCATTCATGCAGAGGATGCGGTAAGAGACCCGGATTCTATTTTCCATCATTATCGAAAATTGATCCAACTACGCAAACAATATGAGATTGTGACCACGGGAAGCTTTGAATTAATCAAGCCGGATAATCCTGATCTGTTTGCCTACTGGCGCCACGGAAACGGAGAAAAACTCCTGGTGGTGAACAACTTTAAAGGTTATGAAGTGTCGTTTGAATGGGATGAAGATGTGGATAAGACCTGTTGGGAAAGAAAAGTGCTTCTCGCCAATTATGATGCACCTTCTCTCGATTGGGAACGTTTGATCCTTCGTCCCTATGAATCGATTGTCTACCACTTAACAACACCAAAAAATCAGTAAAGGATGATGGAAGAGAGGGTGGGCATGGACAACATCTACCTGGGTATTTACCAAGATTATGCGGATCAAATCGAAAAAGGAGACCTGAAGCCGGATACCAAACTTCCTTCTGAAAATGAGCTGGCTCAGATGTATGAAACATC is part of the Kroppenstedtia pulmonis genome and harbors:
- a CDS encoding PTS transporter subunit EIIC, which produces MTGKISFDFFQRVGRSMMAVVLILPLVSILMGLGGVLLNPSVQELVPFLAGNGWQVTGELMQRAGQAVFNNLPVLFAAAIAITWTGRGMAGFSALIAFVIMHTTIGALLDITGTQLNERMLGTELGIETMQTGVFGGIWVGFLTAYLYSKFHRVELPDAISLFSGERLVPIIASFGGILSAVILFFLWPQVGQGVLALGDFVATHTNPLIVGLYGGIEKLLIPFGLHHIYNTPLLFTEIGGTYTTLEGARIVGDQNVYISQVIDRLKDGSVDITGGQYIAGKFIPVMFGLPGAALAMYRVAQDRRKTKVKSLLIAAAVTALLTGITEPLEFTFLFVAPVLYGVHAVLTALAFGLMSALGMHAGFAGGSGLIDFILFNVLPHHSNAWLVTIGLGLIFAVIYYFTFRFLILRMNLKTPGREEEGEETKLYTKEEYRSKKGIVSAGKEHPEEKNNRASEILKALGGRENITRLDACISRLRVGVQDTNQVDEEKLKSLGASGVLKVSDGIQAVFGTKSSVLKEEIEELL
- the treC gene encoding alpha,alpha-phosphotrehalase, with amino-acid sequence MTEWWRKSVVYQIYPKSFLDTTGNGIGDLQGIINKLDYLKELGVDVIWLTPIYSSPQRDHGYDISDYYSIHEDYGTMEDFEELLKQAHDRDMKVVMDIVVNHTSVDHPWFQESRSSRDNPYRDYYIWKDKKDGGEPNNWKSKFGGSAWKYDEKTEQYYLHLFDVTQADLNWENKQVRYEIYEMMRWWLKKGVDGFRLDVINLISKDQRFPDDDGLEPPGDGRKFYTDGPRVHEFMQEMNDHVFSRFDMMTVGEMSSTTIPHCVRYTRPENRELNMTFQFHHLKVDYPDGEKWAMGEMDFFALKKILAQWQTGMGQGGGWNALFWSNHDQPRVVSRYGDDVSYHRESAKMLATVIHLMQGTPFIYQGEELGMTNPNFESIADYRDVETLNQYRILREQGWSEAEVMAVIRQKSRDNSRTPMQWNGTANGGFTTGTPWIPPAPNYNFIHAEDAVRDPDSIFHHYRKLIQLRKQYEIVTTGSFELIKPDNPDLFAYWRHGNGEKLLVVNNFKGYEVSFEWDEDVDKTCWERKVLLANYDAPSLDWERLILRPYESIVYHLTTPKNQ